A stretch of the Bartonella henselae str. Houston-1 genome encodes the following:
- the atpC gene encoding ATP synthase F1 subunit epsilon, translated as MENNRVNHFLFELVSPEKPVFSEQVVSVVLPSASGALTVMANHAPLVASIVLGSMYVLTSSGEKLFAVCGGVANITSSGCSVLVERVVVVQHLSFHDLEQRILRVRATLEGDSNDGISHKIEDFFHQLKVGDAGLTEA; from the coding sequence GTGGAAAACAATAGAGTAAACCATTTTTTGTTTGAACTTGTGTCTCCTGAAAAACCTGTGTTTTCAGAGCAAGTAGTGTCTGTTGTTCTTCCTTCAGCTTCAGGTGCTTTGACAGTGATGGCGAATCATGCGCCTTTGGTGGCGAGCATTGTGTTGGGCAGTATGTACGTTCTTACCTCTTCAGGGGAAAAGCTGTTTGCTGTTTGCGGGGGCGTTGCAAATATTACCTCTTCGGGGTGTTCTGTTTTGGTGGAGCGTGTTGTTGTTGTTCAACATCTTTCTTTTCATGATTTGGAACAGCGGATTTTGCGGGTGCGAGCAACGTTAGAAGGAGATTCAAATGATGGGATAAGTCATAAAATAGAAGATTTTTTTCATCAATTGAAGGTTGGTGATGCTGGACTAACGGAGGCATAA
- the atpD gene encoding F0F1 ATP synthase subunit beta, with protein MVKAVTSSKETAKVEKKKSAPRSGVKKAVSKSQAGVKDSSSPVHKSSKKAPLAEAAVGVIKQVIGAVVDVQFEGPLPNILNALETDNLGNRLVLEVAQHLGENTVRTIAMDTTDGLVRGQKVFDTGTQISVPVGEATLGRIMNVIGEPVDNVGPIATSKTRSIHQEAPEYVEQSTASEILVTGIKVVDLLAPYSKGGKVGLFGGAGVGKTVLIMELINNIAKAHGGYSVFAGVGERTREGNDLYYEMIESRVNVNPKDNNGSTEGSKCALVYGQMNEPPGARARVALSGLTIAESFRDEGQDVLFFVDNIFRFTQAGAEVSALLGRIPSAVGYQPTLATDMGALQERITSTRTGSITSVQAIYVPADDLTDPAPATSFAHLDATTVLSRSIAEKGIYPAVDPLDSFSRMLDPLIVGEEHYTVACQVQTILQRYRSLQDIIAILGMDELSEDDKLLVGRARKIERFLSQPFHVAEAFTGSPGKLVPLEETIKGFKGLCAGEYDNLPEAAFYMVGSIDEAVEKGKRLIAEVSS; from the coding sequence ATGGTAAAAGCAGTGACGTCAAGTAAGGAAACAGCAAAAGTTGAGAAAAAGAAATCTGCTCCTCGTTCAGGCGTGAAAAAAGCCGTCTCGAAATCTCAAGCTGGTGTAAAGGATTCCTCTAGTCCTGTGCATAAGTCTTCTAAAAAAGCTCCGCTTGCAGAAGCAGCAGTCGGTGTGATCAAACAAGTTATTGGTGCTGTTGTTGATGTGCAGTTTGAAGGCCCTTTGCCAAATATTCTCAATGCATTAGAAACAGATAATTTGGGCAATCGGCTAGTTTTAGAAGTTGCTCAGCATTTGGGTGAAAATACCGTGCGTACCATTGCCATGGATACTACCGATGGTCTTGTCCGTGGTCAAAAAGTTTTTGATACAGGAACACAGATCAGTGTTCCCGTGGGAGAAGCAACACTTGGTCGTATTATGAATGTGATTGGAGAGCCGGTTGATAATGTTGGCCCAATTGCTACAAGCAAAACCCGTTCCATTCACCAAGAGGCTCCTGAATATGTGGAGCAATCAACCGCATCAGAAATCCTTGTGACTGGTATTAAAGTCGTTGATCTGTTAGCTCCTTATTCTAAAGGGGGGAAGGTTGGTTTGTTTGGAGGTGCCGGTGTTGGTAAAACCGTTCTCATTATGGAGCTTATCAACAATATTGCAAAGGCGCATGGTGGCTATTCAGTGTTTGCCGGTGTTGGTGAACGTACACGTGAGGGAAATGATCTTTATTATGAAATGATCGAAAGCCGTGTGAATGTGAATCCAAAAGACAACAATGGTTCAACAGAAGGATCAAAATGTGCACTCGTTTATGGGCAAATGAATGAACCACCAGGGGCGCGTGCACGTGTGGCTCTTTCAGGATTGACCATTGCAGAAAGTTTCCGTGATGAGGGACAAGATGTTTTGTTCTTCGTAGATAATATTTTCCGTTTTACGCAAGCAGGCGCTGAAGTGTCAGCTCTTTTAGGGCGTATTCCTTCTGCTGTAGGGTATCAGCCAACTTTGGCAACTGATATGGGGGCTTTGCAAGAGCGTATTACCAGTACAAGAACAGGCTCTATTACCTCTGTTCAGGCTATTTATGTTCCTGCCGATGACTTGACAGATCCCGCTCCTGCAACATCTTTTGCCCATTTGGATGCGACCACAGTTCTTTCTCGTTCCATTGCTGAAAAGGGTATTTATCCAGCAGTCGATCCACTCGATTCTTTCTCACGTATGTTAGATCCATTGATCGTGGGGGAAGAGCATTATACTGTTGCTTGTCAAGTTCAGACCATTTTGCAACGTTATAGGTCATTGCAGGATATTATTGCTATTCTTGGAATGGATGAACTTTCTGAAGATGATAAGTTACTGGTAGGGCGTGCCCGTAAAATTGAACGTTTCCTTTCCCAACCTTTCCATGTTGCTGAAGCCTTTACCGGTTCACCTGGAAAATTGGTGCCTTTAGAAGAGACAATCAAAGGCTTTAAGGGTCTTTGCGCTGGTGAGTATGATAATTTGCCAGAAGCGGCTTTTTATATGGTCGGTTCGATTGATGAAGCAGTTGAAAAAGGAAAGCGTCTTATTGCAGAAGTTTCTTCATAA
- a CDS encoding F0F1 ATP synthase subunit gamma produces MASLKDLRDRIASVKATQKITKAMQMVAAARLHRAQEAAHSARPYAKRMAAILANLANDVDPIDAPSLMRGTGRDDVHLLVVCTAERGLCGAFNVQIARRAREHIKTLLAAGKIVKVLTVGKKGADILSRDYKALMIDHIDLQSIKRVGFAEAAMISQKIVDLFDDDAFDVCTLFYSEFVSVINQRPVAFGLVPMVSSGGAVETAEVEQKIDNSADLQSIVYDYEPDAASLLDVLVPRNLSVQIFRALLENVAGEMGAKMTAMDNASRNAGEMINKLTVAYNRQRQAQITTELIEIIAGAEAL; encoded by the coding sequence ATGGCGTCGTTAAAGGATCTTAGAGACCGTATCGCCTCGGTTAAGGCAACACAAAAAATTACCAAAGCAATGCAAATGGTTGCCGCCGCAAGGTTGCACCGTGCGCAAGAGGCAGCTCATTCCGCACGTCCTTATGCCAAACGGATGGCCGCTATTTTGGCCAATCTTGCTAATGATGTGGATCCTATCGATGCTCCATCTCTCATGCGTGGAACTGGACGAGATGATGTTCATCTTCTGGTGGTTTGTACTGCTGAACGTGGACTGTGTGGTGCTTTTAATGTGCAGATTGCCCGTCGGGCACGTGAACATATTAAGACACTGCTTGCTGCCGGTAAAATCGTTAAAGTTTTAACCGTGGGTAAAAAGGGAGCAGATATTTTATCTCGTGATTACAAAGCTTTGATGATTGATCATATCGATTTGCAGTCTATCAAGCGGGTTGGTTTTGCAGAGGCAGCAATGATTAGCCAGAAAATCGTTGATTTATTCGATGATGATGCCTTTGATGTTTGTACGCTGTTCTATTCTGAATTCGTTTCAGTGATTAATCAGCGCCCTGTCGCTTTTGGTTTGGTTCCTATGGTGTCTTCAGGAGGTGCTGTTGAAACAGCAGAAGTTGAACAAAAAATAGACAACAGTGCAGATCTACAATCCATTGTTTATGATTATGAGCCTGATGCAGCTTCTCTTTTGGATGTGCTTGTGCCGCGCAATCTTTCCGTGCAAATCTTTCGAGCTTTGCTTGAAAATGTTGCCGGTGAAATGGGGGCAAAAATGACTGCTATGGACAATGCATCGCGCAATGCAGGTGAAATGATTAATAAATTGACGGTGGCTTATAATCGTCAGCGTCAGGCACAGATTACGACAGAATTGATCGAAATTATTGCGGGCGCTGAAGCGCTTTAA
- the atpA gene encoding F0F1 ATP synthase subunit alpha: MDIRPSEISKILKEQIKNFDQKAEVSEIGWVLSVGDGIARVYGLDNVQAGEMVSFSNGVRGMALNLEIDNVGVVIFGSDRDIREGDCVKRLGAIVEVPVGPALLGRVVDALGNPIDGKGPLKATEYRRVDVKAPGIIPRQSVHEPMSTGLKAIDALIPIGRGQRELVIGDRQTGKTAILLDAFLNQKPFHEKDAGNEKDKVYCIYVAIGQKRSTVAQFVKVLEERGALEYSIIVAATASDPAPMQFIAPLAGCAMGEYFRDNGQHALIGYDDLSKQAVAYRQMSLLLRRPPGREAYPGDVFYLHSRLLERAAKLNAENGSGSLTALPVIETQANDVSAYIPTNVISITDGQIFLETNLFYQGIRPAVNVGLSVSRVGSAAQIKAMKQVAGSIKGELAQYREMAAFAQFGSDLDASTQRLLNRGARLTELLKQPQFSPLKTEEQVVVIFAGVNGYLDALAVADVGRFEQGLLTLLRSDHSDLLQAIADQKQLTDDIKDKLIVVLNTYAKNFS, translated from the coding sequence ATGGATATTAGACCATCTGAAATTTCAAAAATTCTAAAAGAACAAATCAAAAACTTTGACCAAAAGGCTGAAGTTTCAGAAATTGGTTGGGTTTTGTCTGTGGGTGATGGTATCGCTCGCGTTTATGGTTTGGATAATGTCCAAGCAGGGGAGATGGTCTCCTTTTCAAACGGTGTGCGTGGTATGGCACTCAATTTGGAAATCGATAATGTCGGGGTGGTCATTTTCGGATCAGATCGTGATATCCGTGAGGGCGATTGTGTTAAACGACTCGGTGCTATTGTCGAGGTGCCTGTCGGTCCAGCTTTGCTAGGGCGTGTTGTCGATGCACTGGGAAACCCTATAGATGGTAAGGGACCTCTTAAGGCAACAGAATATCGTCGTGTCGATGTGAAAGCTCCAGGCATTATTCCACGTCAGTCCGTGCATGAGCCAATGTCCACAGGATTGAAGGCTATCGATGCACTCATCCCCATTGGACGTGGACAACGTGAATTGGTGATCGGTGATCGCCAAACAGGAAAAACAGCAATTTTGCTCGATGCATTCTTAAACCAAAAACCCTTCCATGAAAAAGATGCGGGGAATGAGAAGGATAAAGTCTATTGTATTTATGTTGCTATCGGTCAAAAACGTTCAACCGTGGCGCAATTTGTTAAAGTTTTAGAAGAGCGTGGAGCACTTGAGTATTCCATTATCGTAGCAGCTACAGCTTCTGATCCCGCGCCCATGCAATTTATCGCACCTCTTGCTGGTTGTGCAATGGGAGAATATTTCCGTGATAATGGCCAACATGCTTTGATCGGTTATGATGATCTTTCAAAACAAGCCGTCGCTTATCGCCAAATGTCCCTTTTGCTTCGTCGTCCGCCTGGTCGTGAAGCCTATCCTGGTGATGTTTTCTATCTTCATTCACGCCTTTTAGAGCGCGCTGCAAAACTTAATGCTGAAAATGGTTCCGGGTCTTTGACCGCTTTGCCTGTCATTGAAACACAGGCCAATGACGTTTCTGCCTATATTCCCACAAACGTGATTTCCATCACCGATGGGCAAATTTTTCTAGAAACGAATTTATTTTATCAAGGAATTCGTCCTGCTGTTAATGTTGGTCTTTCTGTGTCGCGTGTTGGCTCTGCTGCACAAATTAAGGCGATGAAGCAGGTTGCTGGTTCCATTAAAGGAGAATTAGCACAATATCGTGAAATGGCTGCCTTCGCACAGTTTGGTTCCGATTTGGATGCCTCAACACAGCGTCTTTTAAATCGTGGTGCCCGTTTAACAGAGCTTTTAAAACAACCACAATTTTCTCCACTGAAAACAGAAGAACAGGTTGTTGTTATCTTTGCCGGTGTCAATGGTTATCTTGATGCTTTGGCTGTGGCTGATGTCGGTCGATTCGAACAGGGACTTTTGACACTTCTGCGCAGTGATCACTCAGATCTTTTGCAGGCAATTGCTGATCAAAAACAGCTAACCGATGACATCAAGGATAAGTTGATCGTTGTTCTTAATACTTACGCAAAGAATTTTTCGTAA
- the atpH gene encoding ATP synthase F1 subunit delta, with translation MSNSFSLIPLPLVDQRYAQALFDLAQEEGLVEILEKAVESFLMVLDQDEDLKHFVQSPFFSVKEQVKVMHSVCENIPFADEGAGQILSRFLRVITLNHRLRALSGILHAFQRRVALSRREFSAQIIAARPLNSQQEQQLQSVLESVVGGKVFLNICVDPEILGGLIIRLGSSQIDTSLMAKLSSLKIALKKRSADGY, from the coding sequence GTGTCGAATTCATTTTCTCTTATACCGCTGCCATTGGTAGATCAACGCTATGCACAAGCACTTTTTGATCTCGCTCAAGAAGAAGGGTTGGTCGAAATACTTGAAAAGGCAGTCGAATCTTTTTTGATGGTCTTAGATCAAGATGAAGACTTAAAACACTTTGTGCAAAGCCCATTCTTTTCCGTAAAAGAGCAGGTTAAAGTTATGCATTCTGTTTGTGAAAATATTCCGTTTGCTGATGAAGGTGCTGGTCAGATTTTGAGTCGTTTTTTGCGTGTTATTACGCTAAACCATCGCCTTCGTGCTTTGTCTGGTATTTTACATGCTTTTCAGCGTCGTGTTGCTCTCTCTCGTAGGGAATTTTCAGCACAGATTATTGCTGCTCGCCCACTAAACTCTCAGCAAGAACAACAGTTGCAAAGCGTTTTGGAAAGTGTCGTTGGGGGAAAAGTTTTTCTAAACATCTGTGTCGATCCAGAAATTCTTGGTGGGTTGATCATTCGTCTGGGATCATCACAGATCGATACGTCCCTTATGGCGAAGTTGTCTTCGCTTAAGATTGCATTGAAAAAGAGGTCAGCTGATGGATATTAG
- a CDS encoding primosomal protein N', whose product MKSNMTEGEREKKIVSVLVPLPVAHAYSYEVPSSMECEVGSFVRVPVMGRQVCGFVVGIGEQTAKDRQSSAPVAHDKLRVLLHVFDCPPLKTEMIAFLRFVSRYTMAPFGLVARLVLSVPAALEPEAQMPGLRYCGGEVGRLTPARLRVLELARDGEVWTRSGLAHAAGTSVSVVEGLKSLGVFEEVMMPPSALVALPDPDFDPPVLEGEQSEAARLLREGVVSAQFQVFLLDGVTGSGKTEVYFEAVAQALIEGKQVLILLPEIALTQQFLDRFHARFGVAAAEWHSDLAPRRRERIWRQVAEGRVRVVAGARSALFLPFHELGLIVVDEEHDGAYKQEERIFYHARDMAVARGSFEHFPVILSSATPSIESQANVLRGRYQKVHLPSRFKEAALPRLRVVDMRQGGVQKGRFISFALEEALKQTLEKGEQALLFLNRRGYAPLTLCRVCGHRFHCSDCSSWLVEHRAQGQLKCHHCGYHQSLPEACPECGTLDHLVACGPGVERIAEETRTLFPQARQLILSTDLKGGIGQLRRELEAIAKGDVDILIGTQLVAKGHHFPGLSLVGVIDADLGLANGDLRAGERTFQLLSQVTGRAGRMGLESLGLLQTYQPDHPVIKALLSQKSEDFYTYEIAMREHYHLPPYGRLASLIVSSEKRQAAEHYARVLRQVAPGEKNISLMGPAEAPLALIRGRYRFRLLLQGQRSFDIQGFIRAMLANAPKIPSSVRVQIDIDPQSFL is encoded by the coding sequence ATGAAGTCGAATATGACAGAGGGTGAGAGAGAGAAAAAGATTGTTTCGGTCTTGGTGCCTCTTCCTGTTGCGCATGCTTATAGTTATGAAGTTCCTTCTTCTATGGAGTGTGAAGTTGGTTCTTTTGTTCGTGTTCCAGTGATGGGGCGACAAGTTTGTGGTTTTGTCGTTGGCATTGGAGAGCAGACGGCAAAAGATAGGCAAAGTTCTGCACCGGTGGCGCATGACAAACTCCGTGTTCTCCTCCATGTTTTTGACTGCCCACCATTAAAGACAGAGATGATTGCATTCTTGCGTTTTGTGAGTCGATACACAATGGCTCCTTTTGGTCTTGTGGCACGATTGGTTTTGTCTGTGCCGGCTGCTTTAGAACCAGAAGCACAAATGCCAGGCTTGCGGTATTGTGGGGGGGAAGTAGGGCGTTTAACACCAGCACGCCTAAGGGTTTTAGAATTGGCGCGCGATGGTGAGGTTTGGACACGTTCTGGTCTTGCACATGCGGCAGGAACTTCTGTTTCTGTCGTTGAAGGGTTAAAATCGCTTGGAGTTTTTGAAGAGGTTATGATGCCGCCATCTGCGCTTGTGGCGCTGCCTGATCCGGATTTTGATCCGCCGGTGTTGGAGGGAGAACAGAGTGAGGCTGCGCGGCTTTTGCGGGAAGGTGTCGTGTCTGCACAATTTCAAGTTTTTCTGCTTGATGGTGTGACGGGGTCAGGAAAGACGGAAGTGTATTTTGAAGCAGTTGCCCAAGCGCTTATAGAGGGCAAACAGGTTTTGATTTTATTGCCAGAAATTGCTTTAACACAACAATTTTTAGATCGTTTTCATGCGCGTTTTGGAGTAGCCGCGGCAGAATGGCATTCCGATTTGGCACCACGTCGTCGGGAACGTATATGGCGGCAGGTGGCAGAAGGACGGGTGCGGGTTGTGGCTGGAGCACGTTCAGCACTTTTTCTCCCTTTTCATGAACTTGGGTTGATTGTTGTCGATGAAGAACATGATGGTGCTTATAAACAAGAAGAGCGTATTTTTTATCATGCACGTGATATGGCGGTTGCACGCGGCTCTTTTGAGCATTTTCCTGTTATTTTATCCTCAGCAACACCGTCGATTGAGAGCCAGGCAAATGTTTTAAGAGGACGTTATCAAAAGGTGCATTTGCCATCACGTTTTAAAGAAGCAGCACTTCCACGGTTGCGGGTGGTTGATATGCGTCAAGGAGGTGTGCAAAAGGGGCGTTTTATTTCCTTTGCTCTTGAAGAGGCTTTAAAACAAACACTCGAAAAAGGCGAACAAGCTCTCCTTTTTCTTAATCGTCGTGGCTATGCGCCTTTAACTTTATGCCGGGTTTGTGGTCATCGTTTTCATTGTAGCGATTGTTCGAGTTGGTTGGTTGAGCATCGCGCGCAAGGGCAGCTTAAATGCCATCATTGTGGATATCATCAGTCTCTTCCGGAAGCTTGTCCTGAATGTGGGACTCTCGATCATCTTGTCGCTTGTGGACCTGGCGTGGAAAGAATTGCGGAAGAAACACGGACGCTTTTTCCACAGGCGCGACAATTGATTTTGTCAACGGATCTCAAAGGGGGGATTGGTCAATTGCGTCGTGAATTGGAAGCAATTGCAAAAGGTGATGTTGATATTCTTATCGGAACGCAGCTTGTTGCGAAAGGACACCATTTTCCTGGGCTTTCTCTGGTTGGGGTGATTGATGCAGATCTTGGGCTTGCAAATGGCGATTTACGGGCGGGAGAGCGTACCTTTCAGCTTTTGTCGCAGGTCACAGGAAGAGCAGGGCGTATGGGGTTGGAAAGTTTAGGTCTCTTGCAAACCTATCAACCTGATCATCCGGTGATAAAAGCTTTGCTTTCGCAAAAAAGTGAGGATTTTTACACCTATGAGATTGCCATGCGTGAACATTATCATCTTCCGCCTTATGGGCGTCTTGCCTCTTTGATTGTGTCTTCAGAAAAACGCCAAGCGGCAGAACATTACGCACGAGTGTTGCGCCAAGTTGCACCAGGTGAAAAAAATATCTCTTTGATGGGCCCCGCGGAAGCTCCACTGGCTCTTATTCGAGGGCGTTATCGTTTTCGGCTTTTGCTGCAAGGGCAACGTTCTTTTGATATACAAGGCTTTATTCGCGCGATGCTTGCAAATGCACCCAAAATACCTTCTTCCGTTCGGGTTCAAATTGATATTGATCCACAAAGTTTTCTTTAA
- the fsa gene encoding fructose-6-phosphate aldolase, with the protein MKFFVDSANIEEIQELQNLNLVDGVTTNPSLILKSGRNILEVTKEICTLVVHGPVSAEVAATEFEDIMKEAAVLANIADNICIKLPLTFDGLKACKALTAQGLKTNLTLCFSANQALLAAKAGATFISPFVGRLDDYGINGSDLLHEIRTIYNNYSFETQILAASIRTINHVKEAALSGADVATIPPTILKALIKHPLTEKGLQSFLEDWKKTGQNIA; encoded by the coding sequence ATGAAATTTTTTGTGGATAGCGCCAATATTGAAGAGATCCAAGAATTACAAAATTTAAACCTTGTTGATGGTGTGACCACCAATCCCTCACTCATCTTAAAATCAGGACGCAATATTCTTGAAGTGACAAAAGAAATCTGTACCCTCGTGGTGCATGGACCTGTTTCCGCAGAAGTTGCAGCAACGGAATTTGAAGACATCATGAAAGAAGCAGCTGTTTTAGCAAATATTGCTGACAATATTTGCATCAAGCTTCCCTTAACCTTTGATGGATTAAAAGCCTGTAAAGCTCTGACAGCGCAAGGATTAAAAACCAATCTCACACTTTGTTTTTCTGCCAATCAAGCCTTATTAGCCGCCAAAGCAGGCGCGACATTCATTTCACCATTTGTTGGCAGACTGGACGATTACGGAATCAATGGAAGTGATCTGCTTCATGAAATTCGCACAATTTATAACAACTACAGCTTTGAAACACAAATTTTGGCAGCTTCAATTCGCACCATTAATCACGTCAAAGAAGCAGCACTAAGTGGTGCAGATGTTGCCACCATCCCACCAACCATCTTAAAAGCGCTAATTAAACACCCCCTAACCGAGAAAGGTTTGCAAAGCTTCCTCGAAGACTGGAAAAAAACCGGACAAAATATCGCTTAA
- the lptE gene encoding LPS assembly lipoprotein LptE — protein sequence MSFFKSCILAGLAVLFTLLYGCKVEPLYRQVSQISTIESVPGEFSGKNSLGLSEKLASIVIEEPSDRFGQMVRNHLLFLLYGNGSKPSTPVYQLALQISVLTRESVQIEIDFDKKRRGRPSVGTVVSKAFYTLRDMKNVPVSNGMATMSTSFERMRQEYATLQAEKDAHKRVAEELAEQIFLLLSGDLAKD from the coding sequence ATGTCGTTCTTTAAAAGTTGTATTCTTGCTGGTTTGGCGGTTTTATTTACGCTTCTTTATGGGTGCAAAGTTGAACCACTTTATCGTCAAGTGTCTCAGATTTCGACGATAGAGTCTGTTCCGGGTGAATTTTCAGGAAAAAATTCTTTAGGACTCTCTGAAAAACTTGCTTCTATTGTCATTGAAGAACCGTCAGATCGTTTTGGTCAAATGGTGCGTAATCATCTGCTCTTTCTTCTTTATGGAAATGGCAGTAAACCTTCTACTCCGGTTTATCAGTTGGCATTACAGATTTCCGTACTTACAAGGGAATCTGTCCAGATAGAGATTGACTTCGATAAAAAGAGGAGAGGGCGACCTTCCGTTGGAACCGTGGTAAGCAAAGCATTCTACACCTTAAGAGATATGAAAAATGTTCCTGTTTCCAACGGCATGGCAACTATGAGCACATCCTTTGAGAGGATGCGCCAAGAATATGCAACTCTGCAAGCAGAGAAAGATGCGCACAAGCGTGTGGCTGAGGAGTTGGCTGAACAGATTTTCTTGTTGCTTTCAGGGGATCTTGCAAAGGACTAA